Within the Candidatus Hydrogenedentota bacterium genome, the region CTGAATTAAAGAAGAACGGCGTCGATTGGAGGCAGATTCAATACAATCCGGTTTCAGACGACTCTCCAGACACTACCATTGTTATGTCTCTCGAATCAGGGGAGTACATCATCCTGCTCAAGAAAGGTGGAGCCCTGCTTCGCGGACGGAAGAAATACGCAGAGCGATGGAGGACGGATGGCGGTTGAGAAGGCGGCTTGGAAAATGATACACTTACGCCAAAACGAGGTGAGATGATGCACAATGAGTTTACAGCAATCGTGGAACAGGCCGGGAAGTGGTTCATTGCCTACAGTCCCGAGATTCCGGGAGCTAACGGACAGGGTAAGACAAAGGCGGAATGCCTGAAGAACCTGGCTGAGGCCATCGATTTGATACTAGCTGATCGTCGGGAAGACGCACTGCGCGGTTTGCCGACAACAGCAATGCGGGAATTGGTGGCGGTTGGATGAAACGTAACGAACTCCTGCGACACCTACGCCAAAATGGGTGTTACCTGAAGCGCGAAGGTGGCTCCCATTCCCTTTGGGCGAGTGTC harbors:
- a CDS encoding type II toxin-antitoxin system HicB family antitoxin is translated as MHNEFTAIVEQAGKWFIAYSPEIPGANGQGKTKAECLKNLAEAIDLILADRREDALRGLPTTAMRELVAVG